A window of the Salvelinus fontinalis isolate EN_2023a chromosome 26, ASM2944872v1, whole genome shotgun sequence genome harbors these coding sequences:
- the LOC129823581 gene encoding protein THEM6-like isoform X2: MLLCALGGLLLLFSCLDVWYFLRGVVVVVQAWFQPPVWDVLAEQSVAGRVLPHDLDYMGHMNNGRYLRECDFARFHYYMRNGIFKALRTLKATMVVGASTIRYRRSLAFGEAFDLRTRIVAWDDKSFFVEQRFVSQGDGFISAVMLCRQNVLRSNPESILQLLCKRKVECPDYPEDLQHWISFISASSQALRAQSGLEDKTGAQEDKDK; this comes from the exons ATGTTGCTGTGTGCTCTGGGGGGCCTGCTGCTGCTCTTCTCCTGCCTGGATGTGTGGTACTTCCTGcggggtgtggtggtggtggtacaggcCTGGTTCCAACCCCCGGTCTGGGACGTCCTGGCAGAGCAGAGTGTTGCTGGGAGGGTCCTACCTCATGACCTGGACTATATGGGTCACATGAATAACGGCAGATACCTGCGGGAGTGTGACTTCGCCAG GTTCCACTATTACATGCGGAACGGGATCTTTAAGGCCCTACGGACCCTGAAGGCCACCATGGTGGTGGGGGCCTCCACTATTCGCTACCGACGCTCGCTGGCCTTCGGGGAAGCATTTGACTTGCGCACTCGCATCGTGGCATGGGACGACAAGTCGTTCTTCGTGGAGCAGCGGTTTGTCTCCCAGGGCGACGGGTTCATCTCCGCGGTGATGCTATGCAGACAGAACGTTCTCCGTAGCAACCCTGAGAGCATCCTACAGCTGCTCTGCAAGAGGAAG gTGGAGTGTCCCGACTACCCTGAGGATCTGCAGCATTGGATCAGCTTCATCTCAGCCAGCAGCCAGGCCCTGAGAGCCCAGAGTGGACTAGAGGACAAGACTGGAGCACAGGAAGACAAAGACAAGTGA
- the LOC129823581 gene encoding protein THEM6-like isoform X1, translating to MLLCALGGLLLLFSCLDVWYFLRGVVVVVQAWFQPPVWDVLAEQSVAGRVLPHDLDYMGHMNNGRYLRECDFARFHYYMRNGIFKALRTLKATMVVGASTIRYRRSLAFGEAFDLRTRIVAWDDKSFFVEQRFVSQGDGFISAVMLCRQNVLRSNPESILQLLCKRKVECPDSVLFSLCVQVECPDYPEDLQHWISFISASSQALRAQSGLEDKTGAQEDKDK from the exons ATGTTGCTGTGTGCTCTGGGGGGCCTGCTGCTGCTCTTCTCCTGCCTGGATGTGTGGTACTTCCTGcggggtgtggtggtggtggtacaggcCTGGTTCCAACCCCCGGTCTGGGACGTCCTGGCAGAGCAGAGTGTTGCTGGGAGGGTCCTACCTCATGACCTGGACTATATGGGTCACATGAATAACGGCAGATACCTGCGGGAGTGTGACTTCGCCAG GTTCCACTATTACATGCGGAACGGGATCTTTAAGGCCCTACGGACCCTGAAGGCCACCATGGTGGTGGGGGCCTCCACTATTCGCTACCGACGCTCGCTGGCCTTCGGGGAAGCATTTGACTTGCGCACTCGCATCGTGGCATGGGACGACAAGTCGTTCTTCGTGGAGCAGCGGTTTGTCTCCCAGGGCGACGGGTTCATCTCCGCGGTGATGCTATGCAGACAGAACGTTCTCCGTAGCAACCCTGAGAGCATCCTACAGCTGCTCTGCAAGAGGAAG GTGGAGTGTCCCGACTcagtcctcttctctctgtgtgttcaggTGGAGTGTCCCGACTACCCTGAGGATCTGCAGCATTGGATCAGCTTCATCTCAGCCAGCAGCCAGGCCCTGAGAGCCCAGAGTGGACTAGAGGACAAGACTGGAGCACAGGAAGACAAAGACAAGTGA